The region tcatttgacatctcaaacgacattgacaatgatctattccTCATTCACAAAATATAAGTCTTGGATTTAAACTAACTTCACGTTCCCTGGAGTTTATTTGAGTGATTTAACAGATAAATCATACGTAGATGGCGTTGTTGTATCGGtcaaatgaaacaataaaatcgatgCTCGATGATTCTGTTATTGATTAGAAAGTGAATTAGAAAGTACGACAACAGGGATAACATATTCAGAACGGTCAATTatcgaaacattttccattttcgtagTCGGCAGTCTGATTAACTTCGATTATAGGCAAACGCCTCCAGATGAATTGCCCGTAAATCCATAATTTCTGCTGCAGCGACAGTTCACGTTTATCGCAGTTTGCGTGTACATTATGTCGTGTCTCACGGCAACCCCACGATATATAACAGATGGAACCGTCATTATCGGTAAACGAGGCCAATAGTTTTATCTGTCCCGAATCGGAAACCTTCGTTGTGCAATCGTCATCGCTTCCAATGTAATATGGATTGTAGTCTTTGCCGAATGTAATGTTGAAGGTTCTGCAACATTCCCCGCTAAATCATTGCAAATGTGTCGGAAGAGGGGTTTGGGTTAGTAATGCGTATCCAGTCTGAACTGCTTTCCTTCACTTACTCATTTGTTGTTCTCGCATAAATGGTATCGTTACCTGTCACATCAAACCTGATTATTTCGTTGTCGAGAACACCGTTCGTTGTGTACATAACGTGAAAATATCCAGTCAACAGCTTTAcaaatggaataaaatcaaagaaaattgtttttccatttttcttgtCAACTAATGAGCTaatgcaacgcacttcaagcttGAGTGacactctaaatagggtaatGAAGTTTAACAGTGTGtcgtaaaacactgtaaaaaaccaattcatacaaaattgcactctatttggcagctgtgaccacttttgcttgaagtgcgttgactaaTGTGTAAATGTACCGAAAAAAGCGATGGATCATTTTCGTAAGTGTTAGCGCCACAGTTGTTACTTTCAGCGGAATACAATTTTCCGGCGATAGTCAATAGTAAGAATATACTCCAAATGCACCTCATGGTAATACTTACACAGTCACACTGTTAACAAAGACAATTTTCACACGACCTTATAAACAAAGTTCtaagccgcaattattttccACATTCGATAAACTGGTTCAGTTTGTTTTTACAATATTAGGAAGTTTGGGCTCAATACGTATAACAACTTTTCCACTTATTATACGTTATGCGTGATTATATCATATGCTATATacatagactgttatgatcagtgGGAGACGACCGAATACCAGTTAATTGTAACTTGCCTTGGGCAACTAGTCAAAGTaattgcttctctttcaacatctTACATTGCGAGCGAGAGGACCAAAGACTAGTTATTTATAGCTTGCCTTGGGGTAgctgtcaaaatattttttctctttcatcataacactctataaaGTTGTTCACAGAGAGATgttaatatgacgactgggtcgtttcgacggatagacggaatatgtcgaatgacagtcgggtttttgagagagaattcaatacattttctctcaaccaatgtcaaaatcattcgacatattccctctatccgtcgaaacgacccagtcgtcatattagcatctctctgcaCGTTCTGCATCCACTAAGCAATAATAGAGAACGTTAGCTTTTCCGGCGGTAATTTACCGACAACCCTAATTTCCACCGCTAACACTAACAGCAACGAAAATGCTCTGTCAGAAAATGACGACCATTGTGAAATGCAAATGAGTGtaagaatgaaatttccagTTATTTTGTAGATATCAAGAATATTTAGCTTGATAAAGTGAATAGATCTTTTCCAtctcaattcacgccgtaagtgtgcctaaaatttgaattttaagtgaacgattcgatgaaaaggtgaaccgaaaagtacatttcaactcttccttgtatgaaaatgactacgttagaaagacctccgcactttccattttgaatttcgaccgcacttacggcgtgaatgtCTTTGACTACTCGCAAATCAGATCTTCGAGTTTCCATAACAAAATATTGGTCCACCCCCATTCTTGACATAGCATTTTAATTGGTTTTAACGTTAGCGGTGGAAAGTTTCACTGCAGCGTGAGAAGTTACCCTTATCTTTAAGTCCTTCATATTTGCAAGACCTGATAATATAGATTACAGTGACAGGAACAATTTGGAGCAGAAATCTAGATTACCAAACGTTGAACCATCGAATCCTCGATCGAATTGAATTACTTTACTCGATGATATGAGTGTGATACGTCGTCATCCGTCATCCACAAGTATATTAGTATATTAGCATTTGACTGTTTTGTTCAGTCAGACGTGAATATAATGATTATAATGCTGAGTGCGataaaaatcatcgaaaatccTTAATCAAATGTCATTGCACACAGGCCGCGTAAGTATACCAATATGTCATTGCATACAAAATGACAAACATTTGGATTAACTTCTAAAGTCACATTGTGACCCAAACCCAAACTTCCTACTATTTTACTGAAATGCTAATTTCTCGGCTGATATCGTAGTTTTTCTATAAGTTTATAGATAAAGAAAGTTAAAAGTAGCTGATAGAGAAATATATGCAATTTGCATTGTATTAGTGATACAATGTATGCATGCTTGCTTGAGCCAAGGTTTTATATGAGGAGGTTACGCCGATAACTGAATTACGCCgataatctaaaaaaaatccactgaactctgctgtaattttcatacaaaattgtaacGTGATTTCAGTTCAGTTGGGATTTCGTACTGAAATGCAGTTAGagcagagagatgctaatatgacgactgggtcgtttcgacggatagacgTAATATGTGAGGTGGTTTTGATTCGAGAGAGCCGTTCTCTCTTTTATATACGTAAATTGGTTGCAGTCCGCTCCCATACGATTCAACTGAACCAAATGTCACTCACATGTTACCTCTATGTCATTTACATGTTACCTCTATCTGTCGAAGTGACGTCCCAGTCGCCATAATAGCATCTCTCTGAGTTTGAGTTACCGATAGCCGAGCCccatgttttctttttctttgcgATTCTGTGAAGTAAACAGCCTCGATAAAGCGGGTATCAGAGACGGAAATATGCGACATGAGAAAATGCGACAAAGCGGTTCTGTcgtaaaatttggaatttttttagcgcaacatttttgaatgtgaagtttttagaattggattttaattgattgaatgcAAAAGGATATTCAAAATGTTCCCAGCACGACTCTGCCACTGTTACCCACTTCATCGAGACTATTTActgtgaagaagaaaaaatggcGATCATAACCGTAAAGTAccgccaattttttttggcaatCAGGTCATCTCTTTTGAACCTCACATCCCACCAAACggcaatattgttgtttgtttacatgattggtcatcataaatttttcatcattttggtggctttgacgaatattttaagaCAACCGCTAAGCGAACTGTTAAAAAACACAAGAAGCACATTTCCgcacaaaatctgaattaaatcacatcgaaatcaccgaaattatttcaattttcacaatCGACACTAAATCTTTGTGTTGatgatttgacgtttcaaaaacaaaactcatGTTACGATTAACGACTTTAAcgacgattttcttcgttaaaccatatttgactaagttcagggtggatgtgatttgggtgtgaaattgagtgggaagtgctattttcatagattttctttttgtaaaatctgttaaatgagacaatattttgagaatgCCCGAAATacgagtttcttatttttcgtgtttctgCTAATATGTGACGGAAAAAATCGATCCGTTCCTCCCTTattcacattcaaacgttgatatctccgttgtttttaaagaatcaGAGCCAGATTGGGCTAGGTTTGCAtcttttatggagttttatcgattggcatactcatttgtgtaaaatgtTGAGTAAACTCATTAAAAGAAGCAAACCCAGCAAAATCTGGctcttattctttaaaaacaacggagatatcaacgtttgaatgtgaattccCATAAAAAGattcaaaatatcggattcgaccGCTTTTTATGCAGCGCTACAAACCATACCACTAAACGCGTGGATTCATCATTTTTATGTCAATCACCAAGGAAAATCGACAGGAGTGTGCCAGAAAGGCAAATTTTCCATCCTTCATGTtgcttggcgtttcttcacactttgccAATCAACAGCGCAGTGTGTGTCGTGACTCAGGGCCGTAGCTACTAAGGAGCGATGGTGTGCTGAACACACCCTGGAAACTCTTGAGCACACCCTGgactaaggctcggaacgggtcgggttcggtctgaccggaacccgaacctgattttgacccgaacctgaattATGATTTCAGGTTCGACCCGAATCTGACCTGAtcctgaaatttcaatttcgggttcgacccgaacctgacctgaacctgaattggTTCGACCTgaacttgacctgaacctgatttgTTATTTCGGGTTggacccgaacctgacctgtttTGACCTGAACTGATTCCTAATTTTGTATTACGTtaatttaaatacatttttttagaaGTGAACGTCGATTGAAACGAATGTCCATCAACATGTCTAAGATTAAATTATGGGACACTTAATTATGCGACAAATAAAAGTGTTTGAAACTGAAATGctacatattttgccatgatttttcgttCGCTTTGCTCGTAAGGCCTGTCTTGGCACGAAAATACTATTATCTTATTGTTAATTGTTATATAAGTTACTcgtctcaactcagtgacgaaaagttgaaatttcgttgcaactcggtgataaaaGCTTTATAAGGCAATGAGATGTATGCCTGCGGCCTCGGGTGACAATCTAAACATCTCGTGCAGACAGTAAAAATAGCGTTGATAGAACCTTGTTTACACCCTTCCCTGTATACAACAGCTACAATCACAAATATTCACGCATATACTATGACAGAGTTAACGTCAAATTTAATTCCCTGAAAATATGCGTTAGAAAGAAAGTCTTGTATACAAttagaaatagttatttatacaaccgagtgataaatgcttttttaggcactagatgtgtagattgtcactcgagggcGTAggcgagtgtgacaatacacatcgtgttcctaaaaaatcatttatcaccgagttgtatacaacgtttttctcaaaaaaggcaacgaaagttttacttttcgtcactgagttgagaaaaaggatttatcatcgagttttatacaacgtttttcgcaataaatgCAACGAAAAGTCctgcttttcgtcacttgtcgCGAAAAACTAGTTTTTACATCTCTGTGACGGAAATCAGCCATTATTTGCCTGATACAAGTGTCGTATAATGTCACTTTTTTCACAGCTAAAAGGAATGCAAGAAACGTTTTCTTGCACCGAAAAACAgtgcgacaaaatttttataacattttaacATACAAACAATGAATTTGGTGTGAATGAAGTATATTTTGCTATTGAGTTTTTCATTGCGATTGTATGCCTTGCCTATGACATATTTGAATTGtgtattttgatttaaatatgCATATCTTAATGGTTTGTATAGGAACGGTTGATTTCTGTTCAGAATTGCAAAAAACGTAATTTCTACCACGGTTCATACGGCCGTATTTTCGGTCAGATTCATTGAGTTGCTTTAAGTTCAGGTCAAAACAGGTTAGTTCGGGTTGACCTGAAATAAgaatttcaggttcaggtcaggttcgggtcgaacccgaaatgagaaattcaggttcaggtcagattCAGGTCGAAccaattcaggttcaggtcaggttcgggtaGAACCCGAAATGGTAATTTCATGTTCAGGTGAAGAGCAGGTTCAGGTCGAACCTGAACTTAAacaggtcaacccgaacccgaTCCGAGCCTTACCCTGGACCGACttgagttaaaaaaaaaaaatttaaaagaaataaaccTTTGAGGGAGTGCTACCAGTTGACACTAATAGACTTAAGTCTATATATTTCTGTATATAGTTCTGTGTGTATTATATTGTTtgttaattgatttttgattcgTATCTTTTAATTGTATGAATGTGAGTCTAACTGTGGCACATAATATATTACTCAAAATCAGAAGCTGAGCATCTTGCGTTCAGTTCAGCCTTTCATCTTCCAATTTGTATTCAAAATAAGGCAGACCTGGAGTTTAAATGCGTAGCAAGGCAGCTGTGGAACACCATTAGGTCCCTGTGGTTGACAATTATAACTGAACTTTTTATTGTCGTAGACTAGGGCGTCATTTcgggaaattttgaaattctctGCTTTAGCTCAAAATCCTTCAAactaattataaaaaaattcaagtaTCCGTGCGAGTTCATCAAGCTCACGTCTAAATCGGTGGTAAGGATGTCGAGAAATTAATTCTCGAATTCAGTGAATTTTCATACACGTTAATGGAAACTTTGTTAGTTGCTTCCTTATTGTATTCGTTGTTTCGTTGCcgtgaaattcaaattttgagtcTTGTTTCTTGGCCGCATTTAGCCGAGAAACAAGACTCAAAAATTACTTCcttatttcaataataaataaatattggaaCAACTAGATTTAAGTAGAACAAATTGTTGGGAACATACGTGAATatggaattttaaatgttaaaacatttgaaaatttgagataTAATAGTTGATGTTTCAAGGTACAATATTTTCTGTCGAATACAATTTAATAGTGGCTCGACGAAATCGTTTGGCCAAAATCATGGTTatctaaaaaatttattcacacCGGTTTCCTGACCAGTCTTCGGTTTCCCAATGAGACTTCCAAtggtttttcaataaaaaaaaacgaaatatacGAAGAAGACTAACATcttattgaaaatcaaaaagtgaCTCAAATGGAGAAGTGTCTTTAAAAGGGGAAGAATTTGAAATGAAGAAGCCGCTTGAATTTCGAAATTAACTAGAAAGATAGAAAATGTATTCATGGAGCTATAGCCATGaactagaatttttttcgctcgagtaagttttcagttaaacaaaaaaaaaacgctcgcttcgctcgcaaCTTAATACTACCAATCATACGGACAGAATATTGCTGAATTCATTGCAACCCAATTTTACTAATTTTAAGTGATTGCTGTTGGAAATCTTAGTTGTTTCAATAATTCGAATATTTTGTACGTAATTTCATTAATATGACTAGATCGAACAATCTTCCACACCATGGTGACTAGATCGAACACTCTTCTTTTACGAATATTTGTTTTTAGTGGAAATATTCACTGATACAGGGAAATCGGATTTGAATACCtagaagaaaacattatttgaaaACGATTGAAGAAGACGTGAAGTCGATGAATTTATAAACCTTTAATTGAAGATCAGAAACGAAAGATCCCAACCTAATCATGATATTTGTGTTTGATCCATAATGTTAGACGAATAACCTAACACAAGAGGGTATGACATGAATttctaaatgatttttttcctcgGAGCTGAGCATACCCTGAAAATCGAGTCTAGCTACGGCCCTGTCGTGACTTCACATTGAATTGTTAGTTGTGGGTTCGAAACTTAACCGCAACATAAATAATTCGCTTCATCAGGTTGTTGGCCATACAATAATGACATCTGATTGAATCGGTCATTAGGTTGCGTCTTGGATTTAGTACCAATAACGTCAATCTGTGTTACATGTTCGTTTGTAATGTCATTCAGTCAGTTGGGCGAAAAGCTTTTTTGCGAATAGGTCCTTGAATAGGTCGGCCAGTAGGTCTTCATATGTCAAATAAAGATGTGGTGTGTTTCCGCGTATCTAGTAAAATGGCAGTCTGCGTGAAATCCCTAAAGTTTGCAGTCTTGCAATTCACCAGACagtaccaaaaaaaatcgcttttcAGCCAATTGCGAAAGGCGCGATTGATACCAGACTATTTCGGTGAAAGTGAAAAACGGTGCGAACATCGAACAAATCTGCTGTGTAGAATTCCTCTCATCACTGTGGTACAAGTGGCAGAAGAAAATCTCAGTTTCTATTTGATCTCAAAAACTCCAGCATTCAATATACACAACACACGAAGAACGCGAGAAATCCAATTCATCGGCGCCACTAAGTCTAGCCTTCGTTTTCATTCTTATGTGTGTCTTGTCCTCTGTGATAATAAAACAGATTTCAGTTTGTCGTAGGACGTTCGATAGAGTCGTTGTTCATTTAACATTTCACGAGTGTTGAGATTTTCActaaaaagttaatttgaataacaaaaaaaagagttcaGAGCGATGGTTGCAGTTCCAACAGTTAGAACATTTCTGGGATGTGTCGATTTGAGGGTTGCTTGCCTTGTTATTGCAGCCATTCGGTTGGTGATATCCGTCGTTGCGCTCGTAGCACTACTTTTAGTATTTTTAATTACGGAAGATGCTGCGGTCGAAGCTAGTAATGAGGCAAAAGAAGACGACAAAACAGCGTACGGATTTTTGGAATTTATGATTGCTGTTTACTCCGCAATTTTGGCTGTTGTCttaattacaaatttgctCGTCACCTATTGGTTCATACAGGGTGTGACTTCGGTAAGGCGTGTTACGGCATCCAACgaaattaaaccaaaaaaataaatcgatttAATTTCATCACAGaacaaaccacaaaaaatgaagtactacTTGTGGCTGGAACAAGTTCTCATTGTTCTGCTTGTGTTTGCCTTTGTCTACCGTCTGTATCGCGTCGATTTTTTGATCGAGGCTCTGGCCGAGTCGTATGTTTACATCTGTTCCAATTCGCTGTATCAAGAATGCCTGCTAGGCCAATACAATGAGAATGCCGAGAATGCAACCGAAAACACTGTAATGAAATTCGACAATGTTCCACCACCAGATCCAGTATACAGCACATATGACGAACAGACGCAACCGGCACAAAATTCTAATCCTTTTAAGGAATAAAAGTGGTTATTGGTTATACCTACCCGAGTCGAGTCCAAGGAAGTAAGTGATCAGTGATCATCCATGAATTACGTGCCGCTTCTTCAGGGCTGTTATCACAATTGAATCTTTAATAACTCCAAAAATACGAGCTCGACGAAGTCTTAATGAAGTCATTTATGAACACATGCAAAGAGTTTGCCCTTaacgtctgcttcgaattccaccAATTTCACActgcatcgtaatcctataagcccctttgtacttt is a window of Bradysia coprophila strain Holo2 unplaced genomic scaffold, BU_Bcop_v1 contig_235, whole genome shotgun sequence DNA encoding:
- the LOC119077436 gene encoding uncharacterized protein LOC119077436 — encoded protein: MRCIWSIFLLLTIAGKLYSAESNNCGANTYENDPSLFSLLTGYFHVMYTTNGVLDNEIIRFDVTGNDTIYARTTNDGECCRTFNITFGKDYNPYYIGSDDDCTTKVSDSGQIKLLASFTDNDGSICYISWGCRETRHNVHANCDKRELSLQQKLWIYGQFIWRRLPIIEVNQTADYENGKCFDN
- the LOC119077432 gene encoding uncharacterized protein LOC119077432, with the translated sequence MVAVPTVRTFLGCVDLRVACLVIAAIRLVISVVALVALLLVFLITEDAAVEASNEAKEDDKTAYGFLEFMIAVYSAILAVVLITNLLVTYWFIQGVTSNKPQKMKYYLWLEQVLIVLLVFAFVYRLYRVDFLIEALAESYVYICSNSLYQECLLGQYNENAENATENTVMKFDNVPPPDPVYSTYDEQTQPAQNSNPFKE